A part of Synechococcus sp. KORDI-49 genomic DNA contains:
- the fabF gene encoding beta-ketoacyl-ACP synthase II, translated as MVEGLHRVVVTGLGAVTPIGNTVEEYWSGLTGGRNGVAPITLFDASAHACRFAAEVKAFDPTGLIEPKEAKRWDRFCKFGVVASKQALADAGLEITDANADRIGVIIGSGVGGLLTMETQAHVLEGKGPGRVSPFTVPMMIPNMATGLAAIALGTKGPSSAVATACAAGSNAIGDAFRLLQLGKADAMVCGGAESAITPLGVAGFASAKALSFRNDDPATASRPFDAERDGFVIGEGAGVLVLETLAHAEARGATVLAEIVGYGMTCDAHHITSPSPGGVGGAEAMRLALMDGGIDPADVDYVNAHGTSTPANDKNETAAIKSALGDRALQIPVSSTKSMTGHLLGGSGGIEAVACVLALRQGVVPPTINHSNPDPDCDLDVVPNTARDQTLGTVLSNSFGFGGHNVCLAIRQMR; from the coding sequence ATGGTGGAGGGTCTCCATCGCGTCGTGGTCACCGGTCTCGGCGCGGTCACACCGATCGGCAACACGGTTGAGGAGTACTGGAGCGGCCTCACAGGAGGTCGCAACGGGGTCGCCCCCATCACGCTCTTCGACGCGTCAGCTCACGCCTGTCGCTTTGCGGCGGAGGTGAAGGCGTTCGACCCAACGGGGCTAATCGAACCAAAGGAAGCCAAGCGCTGGGATCGCTTCTGCAAATTCGGCGTGGTGGCGTCCAAGCAGGCCCTTGCTGATGCAGGCCTCGAAATCACCGACGCCAACGCTGACCGCATCGGCGTGATCATCGGCTCCGGCGTCGGCGGTCTGCTGACGATGGAGACGCAGGCCCACGTGCTGGAAGGCAAGGGACCGGGACGGGTGAGCCCGTTCACGGTGCCGATGATGATTCCCAACATGGCGACGGGCCTGGCGGCGATCGCCCTCGGCACGAAGGGACCCAGCTCAGCGGTGGCAACCGCCTGTGCTGCTGGTTCCAATGCCATCGGTGATGCCTTCCGGCTGCTGCAGCTGGGCAAGGCGGACGCCATGGTCTGCGGAGGAGCGGAGTCGGCGATCACCCCCCTCGGGGTTGCCGGGTTCGCCAGTGCCAAGGCGCTGTCCTTCCGCAACGACGACCCCGCCACCGCCAGTCGTCCCTTCGATGCCGAACGGGATGGCTTCGTGATCGGCGAGGGGGCCGGTGTTCTGGTGCTGGAGACCCTGGCCCACGCGGAAGCGCGCGGCGCCACGGTGCTAGCGGAAATCGTCGGCTACGGCATGACCTGCGACGCCCACCACATCACCTCTCCCAGCCCGGGTGGCGTGGGGGGTGCCGAAGCGATGCGTCTTGCCCTCATGGATGGCGGCATCGATCCCGCCGATGTGGATTACGTCAACGCTCACGGCACGAGCACCCCAGCGAACGACAAAAACGAAACCGCCGCGATCAAGAGCGCCCTCGGGGATCGGGCCCTGCAGATCCCTGTGAGCTCCACCAAATCAATGACCGGCCACCTGCTGGGTGGCTCCGGCGGCATCGAAGCGGTGGCCTGCGTTCTGGCCCTGCGCCAGGGGGTGGTTCCCCCCACGATCAACCACAGCAATCCAGATCCCGACTGTGATCTGGATGTCGTGCCCAACACCGCCCGGGATCAGACACTGGGCACGGTGCTGTCCAACTCCTTCGGTTTCGGCGGCCACAACGTCTGCCTGGCCATCCGACAGATGAGGTAA
- the psaC gene encoding photosystem I iron-sulfur center protein PsaC encodes MSHAVKIYDTCIGCTQCVRACPLDVLEMVPWDGCKAGQIASSPRTEDCVGCKRCETACPTDFLSIRVYLGDETTRSMGLAY; translated from the coding sequence ATGTCCCACGCCGTCAAGATCTACGACACCTGCATCGGCTGCACCCAGTGCGTGCGTGCCTGCCCTCTCGATGTGCTCGAGATGGTGCCCTGGGACGGGTGCAAGGCCGGTCAGATCGCCTCTTCGCCGCGCACCGAGGACTGCGTCGGCTGCAAGCGCTGTGAAACCGCCTGCCCCACCGACTTCCTCAGCATCCGCGTCTACCTGGGCGATGAGACCACCCGCAGCATGGGTCTGGCGTACTGA
- the glmS gene encoding glutamine--fructose-6-phosphate transaminase (isomerizing): MCGIVALVGSREAAPLLLEGLRQLEYRGYDSAGIATVDSSSLDSGSGVLHCLRAKGKLVNLTARFDEQGAPGQCGIGHTRWATHGKPEERNAHPHRCCDGGVAVVQNGIIENHRSLRDELQATGVVFQSETDTEVIPHLVAAELKRLQAGGGQAGGPLLLQAVQVVLPQLQGAYALAVIWQDAPGALVVARRAAPLLIGLGEGEFLCASDTPALAGFTRTILPMQDGEVALLSPLGVELYDAEGQRQQRMPSVLSGTDHVADKRHFRHYMLKEIHEQPETAELWVARHLPQGLAPETPVALPFDDAFYAGLERIQILACGTSRHAALVGAYLLEQYAGIPTAVHYASEFRYAPPPLAPHTLTIGVTQSGETADTLAALAMEAERRTAHGDPAFAPRQLGVTNRPESSLSRQVPHILDIGAGIEVGVAATKTFLGQLLAFYGLAMAFAAQRGSRSPDEIKAMANELRQLPQQLQELVELHDRQSEALAHRFAETQDVIFLGRGINYPIALEGALKLKEISYIHAEGYPAGEMKHGPIALLDAHVPVVSIAVPGAVFEKVLSNAQEAKARDAQLIGVAPQGPDTDLFDELLPVPEVSEWISPLLTVVPMQLLSYHIAAHRGLDVDQPRNLAKSVTVE, translated from the coding sequence ATGTGCGGAATCGTTGCGCTGGTCGGTTCCCGTGAGGCGGCCCCACTGTTGCTGGAGGGCCTGCGCCAGCTCGAATACAGGGGGTATGACTCCGCCGGCATCGCCACGGTCGACTCCAGTTCCCTGGATTCAGGCAGCGGCGTGCTGCACTGCCTGCGAGCCAAGGGAAAGCTCGTCAATCTCACGGCTCGTTTCGACGAGCAGGGGGCTCCAGGACAGTGCGGCATCGGCCACACCCGCTGGGCCACCCATGGCAAGCCGGAAGAGCGCAACGCCCATCCCCACCGTTGCTGCGATGGCGGTGTGGCGGTGGTGCAGAACGGCATCATCGAAAACCATCGCAGCCTGCGCGATGAGCTGCAGGCAACCGGAGTGGTCTTCCAGTCGGAGACCGACACCGAAGTCATTCCTCATTTGGTGGCTGCCGAGCTGAAGCGGCTCCAGGCGGGTGGTGGTCAGGCCGGAGGCCCCCTGCTGCTGCAGGCTGTGCAGGTGGTTCTGCCTCAGCTGCAGGGGGCCTATGCCCTGGCGGTGATCTGGCAGGACGCTCCCGGAGCTCTCGTGGTGGCCAGGCGCGCCGCGCCCTTGCTGATCGGTCTGGGGGAGGGGGAGTTTCTCTGTGCCAGCGACACGCCGGCCCTGGCCGGTTTCACCCGCACGATCCTGCCGATGCAGGACGGCGAGGTGGCCTTGCTGTCCCCTCTCGGGGTGGAGCTCTACGACGCCGAGGGGCAGCGGCAGCAGCGCATGCCTTCGGTTCTGTCCGGCACTGATCATGTGGCCGACAAGCGCCACTTCCGCCACTACATGCTCAAGGAGATCCATGAGCAGCCGGAGACGGCAGAGCTCTGGGTGGCCCGTCATCTGCCGCAAGGCCTGGCACCGGAGACGCCTGTGGCGCTTCCCTTCGACGATGCCTTCTATGCCGGCCTCGAGCGTATTCAGATCCTCGCCTGCGGCACCAGTCGCCATGCCGCGCTCGTGGGGGCTTATCTGCTGGAGCAGTACGCCGGGATTCCCACGGCGGTCCATTACGCCAGTGAATTCCGCTATGCACCGCCTCCGCTGGCTCCGCACACCCTCACGATCGGTGTGACCCAGTCCGGCGAGACCGCCGACACCCTGGCGGCTCTTGCCATGGAGGCGGAACGGCGGACGGCTCACGGTGACCCGGCTTTCGCACCGCGACAGCTGGGTGTGACCAACAGGCCGGAAAGTTCCCTCTCCCGTCAGGTGCCCCACATCCTCGACATCGGTGCCGGCATCGAGGTGGGTGTCGCCGCCACCAAGACCTTCCTCGGACAGCTGCTCGCCTTCTATGGCCTGGCGATGGCTTTTGCGGCCCAGCGCGGCAGCCGTTCGCCGGATGAGATCAAGGCCATGGCCAACGAGCTGCGCCAGCTGCCACAGCAGCTGCAGGAGCTTGTAGAGCTCCATGATCGCCAGTCCGAAGCCCTCGCCCATCGGTTTGCTGAAACCCAGGACGTGATCTTTCTGGGCCGGGGCATCAACTACCCGATTGCCCTTGAAGGCGCGTTGAAGCTCAAGGAGATCAGCTACATCCATGCCGAGGGCTACCCGGCCGGGGAGATGAAGCATGGTCCGATCGCCCTGCTGGATGCCCATGTCCCCGTGGTCTCCATCGCCGTTCCGGGTGCCGTCTTCGAGAAGGTGCTCAGCAACGCTCAGGAGGCCAAGGCCCGTGACGCGCAGCTGATCGGCGTGGCTCCGCAGGGTCCGGACACGGACCTCTTCGATGAGCTGCTTCCGGTCCCGGAGGTGAGCGAGTGGATCAGCCCGCTGCTCACGGTGGTTCCGATGCAGCTGCTGAGCTATCACATCGCCGCCCATCGCGGACTGGATGTGGATCAACCCCGCAATCTGGCTAAGAGTGTGACGGTGGAGTGA
- the acpP gene encoding acyl carrier protein: MSQEAILEKVRSIVAEQLSVDAGEVKPESNFQNDLGADSLDTVELVMALEEAFDIEIPDEAAEGITTVGDAVKYIEDKQA; the protein is encoded by the coding sequence ATGTCCCAGGAAGCGATCCTCGAGAAAGTGCGTTCGATCGTTGCGGAGCAACTCAGCGTCGATGCTGGCGAAGTGAAGCCGGAATCCAACTTTCAGAACGACCTCGGCGCCGACTCGCTGGACACCGTGGAGCTCGTGATGGCCCTTGAAGAGGCCTTCGATATCGAAATCCCCGATGAAGCCGCCGAGGGCATCACCACCGTTGGTGACGCCGTCAAGTACATCGAAGACAAGCAGGCCTGA
- a CDS encoding magnesium and cobalt transport protein CorA, protein MSVELNRSLHGRQVRRSSDAVRPRRLSERPGDLPGPLFVHGGIAPTVLSALRFDPEAVSTHQHLTPDQLSALVDKGVPLWVRIKGLGDPLLLAEVLRMLQIPDDLHPVLLETPQRTRVDALGECLQVVTHRLHMGANGRVISEQVGVVLLPNLVLSVEEVPRPVSFPELTQWLKQLPESPARGHLDDIFFFLLDEVLDDVLPLLETLADHLDDLEEASLRRPSPRVLQRAYAIRATLRRIRTIIWPLRSQLIVLIRQGKRLLDREALRGFREVNTHVDVLFETTELLRHQCDGVTTSYMASISNRMNQVMKVLTIISSIFVPLTFIAGVYGMNFNPESSPWNMPELDARYGYPICLAVMFGLSVVQISWFWKRGWFQDWTGMR, encoded by the coding sequence ATGTCGGTGGAGCTGAATCGAAGCCTCCACGGTCGCCAGGTCCGGCGCAGCAGTGATGCCGTTCGCCCGAGGCGCCTCAGCGAGCGTCCAGGGGATCTGCCTGGGCCCCTGTTCGTCCATGGCGGCATCGCCCCCACCGTGCTCTCGGCGCTGCGCTTCGATCCCGAGGCCGTTTCCACCCATCAGCACCTCACACCTGATCAGCTGAGTGCCCTGGTGGACAAGGGCGTTCCCCTCTGGGTTCGCATCAAGGGGCTCGGAGATCCGCTCCTGCTGGCGGAGGTGCTCAGGATGCTGCAGATTCCCGACGATCTGCATCCCGTGCTGCTCGAGACACCGCAGCGCACCCGAGTCGATGCCCTTGGCGAGTGTCTTCAGGTGGTGACCCATCGCCTCCACATGGGCGCGAATGGTCGGGTCATCAGCGAACAGGTGGGGGTGGTGCTGCTGCCGAATCTTGTGCTGTCCGTCGAGGAGGTCCCCCGGCCGGTCTCCTTCCCGGAACTCACGCAGTGGCTGAAGCAGCTGCCGGAGTCGCCGGCCCGCGGTCATCTGGACGACATCTTCTTCTTTCTGCTGGATGAGGTGCTCGATGACGTGCTGCCTCTTCTGGAAACGCTGGCGGACCACCTGGACGATCTTGAGGAAGCATCACTCCGGCGACCGTCGCCGCGGGTGCTGCAGAGGGCCTATGCCATCCGCGCCACGCTGCGCCGCATCCGCACCATCATCTGGCCGTTGCGCAGTCAGCTGATCGTGCTGATCCGTCAGGGGAAACGCCTGCTGGATCGTGAGGCTCTGCGCGGGTTCCGGGAGGTGAACACCCACGTGGATGTGCTGTTCGAAACCACCGAACTGCTGCGGCATCAGTGCGACGGTGTGACCACCAGCTACATGGCCAGCATCAGCAACCGCATGAATCAGGTGATGAAGGTGCTCACGATCATTTCGAGCATCTTCGTGCCACTCACCTTCATCGCCGGGGTCTACGGCATGAACTTCAATCCGGAGTCATCCCCCTGGAACATGCCGGAGCTGGATGCCCGCTACGGCTACCCGATCTGCCTGGCGGTGATGTTCGGTCTGTCGGTGGTTCAG